One genomic segment of Syngnathus acus chromosome 1, fSynAcu1.2, whole genome shotgun sequence includes these proteins:
- the adra1d gene encoding alpha-1A adrenergic receptor translates to MADSNLRNDTIHGIYFTEPLNGSAMELIFLNDSTAACSNFTLDSRSVWLGLFLGLFILVAIVGNILVILSVLCNSHLQTVTNFFIVNLAMADLLLSIVVLPFSASLEVLGCWVFGRVFCNIWAAVDVLCCTASILSLCIISVDRYIGVKHCLKYPSIMTERRAGVILVLVWVSSTVISVGPLLGWKEPPPVDESICRITEEPGYALFSSLFSFYLPLLVILIMYFRVYVVARRTTRSLEAGVKRERDKSVEVVLRIHCRSVLEDARAVSSKSNKQHPFRSSLSVRLMKFSREKKAAKTLAIVVGMFILCWLPFFFFLPFGSFFPAMKPSETVFKVVFWLGYFNSCINPMIYPCSSKEFQRAFTRLLKCRCRQRRRALRRFYDQKWRSAIRGMALEQRGEHESGYTTHGSCGSSLLSKPGGSLKRWNLFPPLQKSSFQLKETVNNLSNKIKGSTGRGSAPAVVDAVSMGIYNVCEQSSYHIYDLAECYGLKETDI, encoded by the exons ATGGCGGATTCAAACTTAAGGAACGACACTATCCATGGGATCTATTTCACGGAGCCTCTCAATGGCTCTGCAATGGAGCTAATATTTCTAAACGACAGCACTGCGGCGTGTTCGAACTTTACACTTGACTCCCGATCCGTTTGGCTCGGCCTTTTTCTCGGTTTATTTATTCTGGTGGCGATCGTGGGTAacattttggttattttgtccgTGTTGTGCAACAGTCACTTGCAGACGGTGACCAACTTCTTTATAGTCAACTTGGCGATGGCGGACCTGCTCCTGAGCATCGTGGTGCTGCCCTTCTCCGCTTCTCTGGAGGTTCTGGGCTGCTGGGTGTTCGGCCGGGTGTTTTGCAATATCTGGGCGGCGGTGGACGTGCTGTGCTGTACTGCCTCCATCCTCAGCTTGTGCATCATCTCCGTGGACCGCTACATAGGCGTCAAACACTGCCTCAAGTACCCGAGCATCATGACCGAGAGGAGGGCGGGCGTCATTCTGGTTTTGGTGTGGGTGTCGTCCACAGTCATCTCGGTTGGACCGCTGCTGGGTTGGAAAGAACCGCCACCCGTGGACGAGAGCATCTGCAGGATTACGGAGGAGCCCGGATACGCGCTCTTCTCCTCTCTCTTCTCCTTCTACCTGCCGCTCCTGGTCATCCTCATTATGTACTTTCGGGTCTACGTGGTGGCCCGAAGGACTACCAGAAGCCTGGAGGCGGGTGTCAAGCGGGAACGAGACAAGTCCGTGGAGGTGGTTCTGAGGATCCACTGCCGCAGCGTGCTGGAGGATGCGCGCGCGGTCAGCTCCAAAAGCAACAAGCAGCACCCGTTCAGGAGCTCGCTCTCCGTGCGCCTCATGAAGTTCTCTCGGGAGAAAAAGGCGGCCAAAACCCTCGCCATCGTCGTAGGCATGTTTATCCTCTGTTGGctgccttttttcttctttttacctTTTG GCTCCTTCTTTCCAGCGATGAAGCCATCAGAGACAGTATTCAAGGTGGTCTTTTGGCTGGGCTACTTCAACAGCTGCATCAATCCCATGATCTACCCCTGCTCCAGCAAAGAGTTCCAGCGGGCTTTCACCCGCCTACTCAAGTGTCGCTGCCGCCAGAGGCGGAGGGCTCTGCGTCGCTTCTATGACCAGAAATGGCGCTCGGCCATCAGGGGAATGGCGTTGGAACAAAGAGGGGAACACGAGTCAGGCTACACCACGCACGGCTCCTGCGGCAGCTCTTTGTTAAGCAAGCCAGGGGGGAGTTTAAAGAGATGGAACCTGTTCCCACCGCTGCAGAAGTCCTCCTTTCAGCTCAAAGAAACAGTGAACAAcctgtcaaataaaattaagGGAAGCACGGGGCGAGGAAGTGCACCTGCAGTGGTCGATGCAGTTTCAATGGGGATTTACAACGTGTGTGAACAAAGCAGTTATCACATCTATGACTTGGCTGAGTGTTACGGCCTGAAGGAGACAGACATTTAA